AGGAAGGGAGGCAGGAGGAGGACGCAGCTCTTGTAGAACAGGCAGAAAGAGCTGAGGCAGCAGAGGCAGAAAACAGAGGTGAGGAATGGAAAGTGGTTGGAAAGGCAAAGAAAAAGCCAGGCCAAATAGTTTCCAGCAGTAACCTGGAAATATCAAACAGGTTTATTCTGCCCGAGGGCAAAAGCTGGGGTGAGCtggcagaggaagaggaggatgagTTCAGGAGGATTGAGAAGGAGGCAGAGGAGGCAGATGGGGAAGTAATATCAAGGGAAGGAGCAGGAAAAGAAGAGGAAAGAATTGTGACTCCTAGTAAATCCCCCAGTCCTATCAGGGTGCAGAGTGAGCCTGAGAGTGGGGAGATAGTGGAGGACATGGGCAAGAAGAGGAAGAGCAGATCACCCGAGGGCAGTGGGCAAGGAGCCTCAGGGGAAGATAATCTTGTCTTTCTTGAGGGGGATGGAGCCTTTCAGGAGATAGGGGGTGTACAGGTTAAAAGGTTCAGTGAGGAAGGGGAAGCAATGGCACCTAAAGTCCCAAAACCCTTACCTAGAAATGACAGGTCTAAACATTAAATTCTGCACTGCAAATAGACACTTGTACAATAGTGAGACCCTGTTTATTGTGTTTTCTGCTGAGGGGCTCCATAGATACAACTGTCAGGGAAATTCTCTGTGGTTTTTTGTTTATCAAAGGTGAACGGCAAGAAAGAGAATGTGAATCTATAGGttaatttgtttttggttttttttggtccaATTCTTTTTGTTATGATATTGTTTATTACTATAATGCATGTAATATTCTTGTGACTTGTTCCGTATGAAGTCTGaacttttttgtaaatatgtatattttctcaataaaaaattccctcctcccatatgtataaatacaaatatacagagaaggaatgttctgggcacacaataagctataccctcatactgtactgtctaagggaatcaatatggcacctcctcctcccatatgtataaatacaaatatacagagaaggaatgttctgggcacacaataagctataccctcatactgtactgtctaagggaatcaatatggcacctcctcctcccatatgtataaatacaaatatacagagaaggaatgttctgggcacacaataagctataccctcatactgtactgtctaagggaatcaatatggcacctcctcctcccatatgtataaatacaaatatacagagaaggaatgttctgggcacacaataagttaatGATCGATATGAGGGAATCAATATGATTAGATTGTGGTTTCCAATTCATATCTATATCTAATTATCTTTCTTGGGGTATTTAaccctctggttgctagggacttaACTACCATAGAAACCAACCAAAACAGATAGGGCTAAGGATTACAAAATATCATAGGAAACGAAGACCTAAAAGGTTGTGGAATTGCAAGCATTTCCCTTTATGCTTTGGTGCAGTCACTGAGCTGGGGGATTGATAGCGACAGAAGCAGCACTTGTTTACCATTCTCCCTTCCGCCCTCCAACTCTCAGCTCCGTTGCTAAGCAGCCGCGTCTTCCCTGGTGATCACGTGACGAACCTTTCGTTCCGGCCACATTAGCCAATAGAAGGCGCCCAGTGATGACAGTCGTGCGCATGCCTGAAAAACTCTAACCCGGAAGTTATGGTTTCCTGTCCGGGGCAGAGGAGCTGCATGGACTAGAAGGAGGTCAGATAGGTGAGTGCTGGAGCTGGTAATGACCCAGAGTTCTGACTTGGTAACCCCTTCATTGCCATGTGCTGGCCTTGTCTTATTCGCTATGATTCCTGGGAAAGGCTGctgggttaaaggggaactcaagcCTTTGCTTGATTCTAATTAaacatgatatattttttaaagggcttgttatatgaacttttagtatgatgtagagagggatattctgcaattggttttctttttttattatttatctttttattcagcagctctcccatctgcaatttcagccgtcgggttgctagggtccaaataaccctgacaaccatgcaatgatttgaataagcgacagAGATCTGAATATCAACATTTGTTTTGagatgagggtcagtgacccccctgtttgaaagctggaaagagtccgaagaagaaggcaaagaataCAACTTTaaatggaggccaattgaaaagttgcttagaattagtaattctataacatactaaaagttaacttaaaggaccggtaacgtcaattggtttttttctttttttaaaaagatttgtatagaacgaaaaaaaaaccaccaagacatatgtaactttaaagtctttattaaaaaataactcactGTAACTCCGCTTGCGCACCTcttcgtgcggcgctcaatttcttaTCCCTTCCTTTTATAGGCGATAGCCAGGGAAACGAacgccgcatgatggattgtcgccttttttgaagaggagcgcaaatGGCGCTTCGGTAAGTTATTGTTGTCCATTTGAAAGTTACatatggtggttttttttcattctataaaaaacaaatttttttttttcttaaattgacattactggtccttttaaggtgaaccaccgctttaaataTAACTCTGTTGAAAGCTGGATCTGTTTATTTTCTGTCTGTCTTTTCTCTTATTCGGACTCTAGAAACAATATTGTAGAAGTCCTTCTCCAGATCTGTTAATGAGCTGGCTGCtgtgagtcagaaccagcagtgcagggaatattaACAGCTGGTTTCAGTCGCAATTACATCTCATCTCATCTCATGGCTCCAGGGAAGCTCTGTCCTTTCCTTTTATTgggtgtggttcaccttcaggtttagtatgttatagaacggccaattctaagcaacttttcaattggtcttcatgatttattctttttttagtttatgaattatttgccttcttctctttctagctttcaaaaggcataactcccaacattttggaaataaaaagagggacaaaaaagttgctggtCGGCcaattttttggaccacacccatttttgtggccacaccccctaattcccatgttcattttacaaaatttggcaggttatgaaagtttttttccggttattataattttgctaatgaaggtgaattgccctttaggctgtgagtctaacttctcccaagggacctgttatgttacattgttacaattacttatttgcttgtcTCAAAATTGTAGCAAAAGTATCATCTGCAGCtgaggctgttctgggctctctgccaaaagccaagtaagttagaaactttgtttatttttctggctgttcagtgcagagaaaaaaaggactttctagtacaaacgagggaccgcgggttcagctgtcaaaagagggattgtccctctaaaaacgggacagttgggaggggtgcaaaagggggtcactgaccccgtctaaaacaaatgctctgtaaagctacaaatgtattgttattgctactttttattactcctctttctgttccgaccctcccctattaatgttccatattcgcattcaaatcagtgcatggttgctagggtaatttgaaccctagcaaccagatggctgtaattgcaaactggagaactgctgaataaaaagctaaataactcaaaaaccacaaataataaaaaatgaaaaccaatggcaaattgtctcagaatatccctctctacatcatactaacagttaatttaaaggtgaacaaccgctttaatccGCAGGGTCACATTCTCTGAGCTACTAGGGTCTTTCTGTCTGGAAATGACCCCCTCTAGTGTTAGAGTTGGGGTTTGCAGTACAAGCAGGGGTCCCTTTATTACTAGAGACTGGCTTTGCCCTTTACATCAGTGCTACTTGGGGCACTTTATCATATTGCCCCCTTGCAGGAGGTTGGTTCCTGCTCTTATGCCCCATTCCAGTGGGATTTGCTTGTTTACCCCATTGCTttaaattctatgttttttttttttattttcctgttttagaCAATTTCCGACCATGTCCTCCCTGTCCAGCTACGCCCTGCGTATGTCTCGTTTGAGCGCCAGGATCTTCGGGGAGGTGGTGAGGCCGACGGACCAGCGGTCGATGAAAGTGGTGAAGATGTTTAGTGAACCGCCCCTAGCGAAAAAGAAAGAGGTGTACGACTGGTACCCCCCACACAATACTTACGTCTCCTTGATGAGGAACCTGCGATACCTCGGCCTCTACAGGTAATTGTACCGAGTGTGTCAGCTGCACCCGCAGTCATGCCTTGATATCGATTTTAACTGGTGGAACTGACTGGCCTTTGCCCCGCCCCTGCATTAAGTATAAttgcaccaaatccatcattatttAAATGGCACGATTCAGTTGTAGGCTGgaaaaaaactggacttcactccaagatattaaaaaaagatttattccgcaaaaaggaacatctcaaagGGTGgtctaatgcgtttcgtgccttgtgggcaTTTAGTGATAGGCTAGGGATATTCTGTACAACCAGTCATATTTAAATAGGAACACACCAATCAGGGAAGTGTTTTGGACAGCCAATTAAAAACCGCCACCTGCtggtctgaccagcaagtagtccaggaagttgtcaggagaaagaaagaggctgatgttcttctgcttaggaaagatgtgagaaaggtttctaattttattcctaaacagtagaacatcagcctctttctttctcctgacaacttccttgactacttgctggtcagactggtgggaaactgaccagcaggtggcgctgttgtaacacaattcattcatattaacagcacatgtatcccttaatatcttggaattaaaatacataaataatgaatgtatattacaaaagtgcttagaatagccccctcatcaattttacattcacttatttttaaggtttacttatcctttaatttaaagtgacagtagcGCTCCAATGAAATAAAGGGAGGGATCTTAAACAACGAAACCCCATGGCTAAGACTGCTGCCTTAGTATCATTAGTAATGAGGGCAAGATGAGACAATAGGTGGGTCTGTCAATGTTTTCATGATGAAACTGagaatttgctgttttgtttatttatttatttttgtctttcagGGATGAGCATGAGGATTTCAAAGAGGAAATGAGACGTCTGAGAAAACTGCGGGGTAAAGGCACCCCCAAAAAGGGCGAAGGGAAGAGGGCAATGAAAAAGAAATGAGTTCATTGGCTCTGCATGGGCAGATTCCCTGTTTGGTGGAATGGACTATTAACCTGCTCTCGATGAACCCTCTTACATGTGACTTGTCAGAGCCAGTCTATTAGATCAACAGTAAATACTTATGTTCTTGTTTTCTAAGGCTCTGTCTACCAACTAGGGGTTTGCAAATGTGCTGCACTTCAATCTGCAGTCGCCGACCCCCAAAGTCATAGGCCTGTCCTTGTGACCAATCAGATTGGGCATCCCTCTtcaaaggggtgtttcacctttaagttaacttctagtatgttatatgactcattctaagcaacttttcaattggacttcattttttcttttttatagtttttgaattatttgccttcttcttcctatgactctttctagctttcaaagacggggtcactgaccccatctaaaaaaaacaaatgctctgtaaggctgcacatttactgttattgctactttttattaatcatctttctattcaggtctctcctattcatattccagtctcttattcaaatcagtgcatggttgctaggggaatctagaccctagcaaccagacggttgacattgcaaactggagagctgctgaataaaaagttaaataacaaaaaaacacaaataataaaaaattaaaaccaattgcaaattgtctcagaatatccctctcttcatcatactaacagttaatttaaaggcaaacaacccctttaatacactgaTATTGTCTAAAGTCCCTTCCACCTGTCTGCAGCCATCAGGTCACCCAGCATCCATTATTCTGGTTTCTCGTTCGTGCAAAACCAAACTGATCATTGCCCACCTGTATCCAATCGTTAAAATGTTGTGCACCTACCTCTTACTGTAACGAGGTTTACAATGGCATAACCCCTCCCCCTAAAATAAAAGCTTATAATTAGCTGTAGGCTTTTCAAAAAGAGAGTGGGCTCTATAGGGGTTGCGCTGAGCTGCTGCAATTACAGAAAGCAACGGGGAAtgttctgaaataaaaaactgaaagcGCATTTACAATTATCCCCTATTTATAAGCAGCAGCTATTCTCTGTATAGAAAAATAGTAACTTTGCTATATTGTTATATTACAGAACATTCctattctgtatatttgtatttatacatatgggaggaggaggtgccatattgattcccttagacagtacagtatgagggtatagcttattgtgtgcccagaacattccttctctgtatatttgtatttatacatatgggaggagggaggtgccatattgattcccttagacagtacagtatgagggtatagcttattgtgtgcccagaacattccttctctgtatatttgtatttatacatatgggaggaggaggtgccatattgattcccttagacagacagtatgagggtatagtttattgtgtgcccagaacattccttctctgtatatttgtatttatacatatgggaggaggtgccatattgattcccttagacagtacagtatgagggtatagcttattgtgtgcccagaacattccttctctgtatatttgtatttatacatatgggaggagggaggtgccatattgattcccttagacagacagtatgagggtatagtttattgtgtgcccagaacattccttctctgtatatttgtatttatacatatgagaggagggaggtgccatattgattcccttagcttagtcagtacagtatgagggtatagcttattgtgtgcccaaaacattccttctctgtatatttgtatttatacatatgggaggaggaggtgccatattgattcccttagacagtacagtatgaggttatagcttattgtgtgcccagaacattccttctctgtatatttgtatttatacatatgggaggaggaggtgccatattgattcccttagacagtacagtatgagggtatagcttattgtgtgcccagaacattccttctctgtatatttgtatttatacatatgggaggaggaggtgccatattgattcccttagacagtacagtatgagggtatagcttattgtgtgcccagaacattccttctctgtatatttgtatttatacatatgggaggaggaggtaccatattgattcccttagacagtacagtatgagggtatagcttattgtgtgcccagaacattctttctaaagggcaaacatttttatgtggttttacttaccctttaaaagtcTGTATTTCAGTAGAACAGTTATTTACAGGGATTCGTGCATCATGGGAACAGAACCCCTCTGAAAGCCCCTCTATATCCAGCAGTGCTTATGCAGTTGGTGTCATTTTCTGTACCACTCTTCACGCTGTAATAACCTGTTAGACTACAGGGGACAATGCACAGCCAGAAGGTGGGactcaatatttattttaaacaacagCCCATAAGAAACTTGTTTTGCCTGTTTCAGTGCTGCCAACTTGCTAGACCAGTCTCTGCAGTGGAACAGATCCCCTGACATCATCGTTTCACTGGCCTAGAGCCTCGGGGCTGATCTGAGTGTGAGTGTCATAGGGAATGAGCTACTGCACAAGAAAACTCTGGTGTAGATACAAGGATAATTATCTAACTCTGTAAACACACATTATTGTCCAGTCATCATTTGAGGCATCAGAGAgaacactgggacagaatgctctgttatacagatagctagaatctcagctgccataaagcaggacaggactgctgcttacaatggggatcagataggatctgtgcagccactgggacagaatgctctgttatacagatagctagaatctcagctgccataaagcaggacaggactgctgcttacaatggggatcagataggatctgtgcagccactgggacagaatgttctgttatacagatagctagaatctcagctgccataaagcaggacaggaccgctgcttacaatgggcatcagataggatctgtgcagccactgggacagaatgctctgttatacagatagctagaatctcagctgccataaagcagggcaggactgtggtgatctcctGGCAACTGCTAAACACAGACTCACCAGTTAGACTGCCAGATAGTGAGGTGTACTTCATGAATCTtaactttaaatgttttttcactGCTCTAGAATCCAATGGAAGCCGCTGGTATGGCATTTCAACCAACACTGTACATGGTAATGTTTGGCTTGTGTGAGTCTGCTCTCTCATagaagacaccatctctccctactatacctgctatcccacagtcacactcccttcccagagactattatccactgtttctatagacaccatctctccctactatacctgctatcccacagtcacactcccttcccagagactattatccactgttactatagacacatctctccctactatacctgctatcccacagtcacactcccttcccagagactattatccactgttactatagacacatctctccctactatacctgctatcccacagtcacactcccttcccagagactattatccactgttactatagacacatctctccctactatacctgctatcccacagtcacactcccttcccagagactattatccactgttactatagacaccatctctccctactatacctgctatcccacagtcacactcccttcccagagactattatccactgttactataggcaccatctctccctactatacctgctatcccacagtcacactcccttcccagagactattatcccactgttactatagacaccatctctccctactatacctgctatcccacagtcacactcccttcccagagactattatccactgttactatagacacatctctccctactatacctgctatcccacagtcacactcccttcccataagTCAGCTTTAGTCAATGTGGTTGGGAGGGCTATAAAGGGACGAAAAGTTAAGAAAACACTGAAATTCTAAGGCTACAGTTGTGTAtgtagtggcgtaactaccaggggtgcaaagggtgcaactgcactgcattaaaaaataacattccAAAAGTTAACAGGAGCACTAAAAATATTGCCTGATACTTGAAATtgctggggatattatacatgagattgccactgtgccattctactatgagttctgggggtattatacacggAATTGCCCCTGCtttcatcctgctatgagttcttggggtatttatatatggaatggcaactgtgccatcctgctatgagttatgTGGATATTATACATGAGGTCACCCCTGTGTTCATCTTActatgatttctgggggtattatacacgAGATTGGCACTGTGTTCATCCTGCTCTGATATTTGGGCAATTATACATGAAAATGCTACTGCGTTACTTCTCCTCACTAAACAGAGCACAAACATTTAACAGTCCCGCTTCCAAAGATGTCCCAAACCACCAATGCTGATCCTGCTTCCCTGATTTTTAATCACTGCATTCTGCACCAGATTATTTTCA
Above is a genomic segment from Xenopus laevis strain J_2021 chromosome 3L, Xenopus_laevis_v10.1, whole genome shotgun sequence containing:
- the mrps33.L gene encoding mitochondrial ribosomal protein S33 L homeolog; translated protein: MSSLSSYALRMSRLSARIFGEVVRPTDQRSMKVVKMFSEPPLAKKKEVYDWYPPHNTYVSLMRNLRYLGLYRDEHEDFKEEMRRLRKLRGKGTPKKGEGKRAMKKK